The following are encoded in a window of Acidobacteriota bacterium genomic DNA:
- a CDS encoding glycoside hydrolase family 65 protein: MANHRPHSLDGIYKHDEWRLIETEFDERRLAASESIFALANGYVGMRGTCDEGLPVAYSGTYVNGFHETWPIVYAEEAFGFAKVGQTIVDVPDAKILRLYVDDEPLFLPTATLDEFERALDMRAGTLDRRLVWRHSSGQRVTLESRRIVSLEHRHLAAIIYDVTLAHDAPVVIESEIADSRRAEHQNGDPRSRQVGCEVLKSRVSETRGLRIVRGYAARSSGMTLSCSVDHTVETDCAVTTETQADAAGGRVVFSIDGRANTRIRIVKYIAYHSSSSRRGAEELCREARRVLDRAVKRGVQDLLESQRRFLDGFWDRADIVVGHREWQRTIRFNLFHICQATARAEGVGVPAKGLTGPGYEGHYFWDTEIYLLPFLTYTTPRIAQNLLRERHRYLGKARQRAREVNQKGALFPWRTINGDEASAYYAAGTAQYHINADIAYALRKYVDVTGDDDFLAKVGAELLVETARLWADLGFYAQRPDRPDDVSFKINGVTGPDEYNTVVNNNLYTNLMARENLWYAAATINRLHDADPAQFAALVRDTGLDLDEVDEWRRAASLMYVPYDESQRVHLQDDSFNEKEDWDFANTPQDKYPLLLHYHPLVIYRHRVVKQADVVLAMFLLGDEFSFEQKRNNFNFYDPLTTRDSSLSCSIESIVASEVGEADRAFRYSTDAGLMDLADVAGNVQDGCHIASMGGFWMTLIYGFAGMRDFRGAIKFSPRVPEALGRLRFALQIRGQRLDVEMTPAEATYTLTGDTPAIIVHEGDALELAPGVPVTRPTGSATGSRPAAPLASGPRSAEAQAARSGSGRSRPV, encoded by the coding sequence ATGGCGAACCACAGGCCGCACTCGCTTGACGGCATCTACAAGCACGACGAGTGGCGTCTCATCGAGACGGAATTCGATGAGCGGCGTCTTGCCGCGTCGGAGTCGATCTTTGCCCTCGCCAACGGCTACGTCGGCATGCGCGGTACCTGCGACGAAGGGCTGCCGGTCGCCTACAGCGGCACCTACGTGAACGGTTTCCACGAGACCTGGCCGATCGTGTACGCCGAGGAGGCGTTCGGCTTCGCCAAGGTGGGACAGACGATTGTCGACGTGCCGGACGCGAAGATCCTCCGGCTCTACGTCGACGACGAACCGCTCTTCCTGCCGACCGCCACGCTCGACGAGTTCGAGCGGGCGCTCGACATGCGGGCCGGCACGCTCGACCGCCGCCTGGTGTGGCGCCACAGCTCGGGCCAGCGCGTCACCCTCGAGTCGAGACGCATCGTCTCGCTCGAGCACCGGCACCTTGCGGCGATCATCTACGACGTGACCCTGGCCCACGACGCGCCGGTTGTGATCGAGTCCGAGATTGCCGATTCGCGCCGTGCCGAACATCAGAACGGCGACCCCCGCAGCAGGCAGGTGGGATGCGAGGTGCTCAAGTCGCGCGTCAGCGAGACGCGCGGCCTCCGCATCGTCCGGGGCTACGCCGCCAGGTCGAGCGGGATGACGCTGTCGTGCTCGGTCGATCACACCGTTGAAACCGACTGCGCCGTCACCACGGAGACACAGGCCGACGCCGCGGGCGGCCGCGTCGTCTTCTCGATCGACGGCAGGGCGAACACGCGGATCCGGATCGTCAAGTACATCGCCTACCACTCCTCATCGAGCCGCCGCGGTGCGGAAGAGCTCTGCCGCGAGGCGCGGCGCGTGCTGGACCGGGCGGTCAAGCGCGGCGTTCAGGACCTGCTCGAGAGCCAACGCCGCTTTCTCGACGGATTCTGGGACCGCGCCGACATCGTCGTCGGTCACCGGGAATGGCAGCGGACGATCCGGTTCAACCTGTTTCACATCTGCCAGGCGACGGCGCGCGCCGAGGGGGTAGGCGTTCCCGCGAAGGGGCTGACCGGACCCGGGTACGAGGGCCACTATTTCTGGGACACCGAGATCTATCTCCTGCCGTTTCTCACCTACACGACGCCGCGCATTGCGCAGAACCTGCTGCGCGAGCGGCACCGCTACCTCGGCAAGGCGCGCCAACGGGCGCGTGAGGTGAACCAGAAGGGCGCGCTCTTCCCCTGGCGGACAATCAACGGCGACGAGGCCTCCGCCTACTACGCGGCCGGCACGGCGCAGTACCACATAAACGCGGATATCGCCTACGCGCTGCGCAAGTACGTCGACGTGACGGGGGACGACGACTTCCTGGCGAAGGTGGGCGCCGAGCTCCTCGTGGAGACGGCGCGGCTCTGGGCGGACCTGGGTTTCTATGCGCAGCGGCCGGATCGTCCGGACGACGTCAGTTTCAAGATCAACGGCGTCACCGGGCCGGACGAATACAACACGGTGGTGAACAACAATCTCTATACCAACCTGATGGCGCGCGAGAACCTCTGGTATGCCGCCGCCACGATCAACCGGTTGCACGACGCCGATCCGGCGCAGTTTGCCGCACTGGTTCGGGATACCGGGCTCGATCTGGACGAAGTGGACGAATGGCGGCGCGCCGCGAGCCTGATGTACGTCCCGTACGACGAATCGCAACGGGTCCACCTGCAGGACGACAGCTTCAACGAAAAAGAGGACTGGGATTTCGCGAACACGCCGCAGGACAAGTACCCGCTGCTGCTGCACTACCATCCGCTCGTCATATACCGTCACCGGGTGGTCAAGCAGGCGGACGTCGTGCTGGCGATGTTCCTTCTGGGCGACGAGTTTTCGTTCGAACAGAAGCGGAACAACTTCAACTTCTACGATCCGCTGACGACGCGCGATTCCTCACTCTCGTGCTCGATCGAGAGCATCGTCGCCTCCGAGGTGGGGGAGGCGGACCGGGCGTTCCGCTATTCGACCGACGCCGGGCTCATGGATCTCGCGGATGTGGCCGGCAACGTGCAGGACGGCTGCCATATCGCCTCGATGGGCGGGTTCTGGATGACGCTGATCTACGGCTTCGCCGGGATGCGCGACTTCCGGGGGGCCATCAAGTTCTCGCCGCGGGTCCCGGAGGCGCTCGGGCGGCTCCGCTTCGCGCTGCAAATCCGCGGGCAGCGGCTCGACGTCGAAATGACTCCGGCCGAGGCTACCTACACGCTGACCGGAGATACGCCGGCCATCATCGTGCACGAGGGGGACGCGCTCGAGCTGGCGCCCGGTGTGCCGGTGACCCGGCCTACTGGGTCTGCAACTGGTTCTCGACCCGCAGCACCCCTTGCGTCTGGGCCACGATCCGCTGAAGCTCAAGCAGCTCGATCTGGCTCGGGACGTAGCCGACCAGTGTGA
- a CDS encoding BON domain-containing protein: MITMPRSVVRTCVALTFVAATAVASPTGAALAEGQTPDQLQKRVEDALHDERAWRNLEVTVAGDEATLTGRLNHFWDKHRAIQRALSVNGISFVASEIVIPVEEDQQKLAEEVGRQVQRYPHYTMWDVIDGRLDNGAVTLFGSVTPERDKSGELFERIAKIRGVQDVQVNFDVLPPSTSDDRLRYAIARQVFRSPHFERFGTMTNPPFHIIVDNGVVTLVGYVPSQIELLELQRIVAQTQGVLRVENQLQTQ; this comes from the coding sequence ATGATTACGATGCCCCGTTCCGTTGTTCGTACCTGCGTTGCCCTGACCTTCGTTGCCGCCACGGCCGTGGCGTCGCCGACCGGCGCAGCCCTCGCCGAGGGGCAGACACCCGATCAACTGCAGAAGCGGGTCGAGGACGCGTTGCACGATGAACGCGCGTGGCGGAACCTCGAAGTGACGGTTGCGGGCGACGAAGCGACGCTCACCGGACGACTCAACCACTTCTGGGACAAGCACCGGGCCATTCAGCGGGCCCTCTCCGTCAACGGCATCAGCTTCGTCGCCAGCGAGATCGTCATACCGGTGGAAGAAGATCAGCAGAAACTCGCGGAGGAGGTCGGGCGCCAGGTGCAGCGGTATCCCCACTACACGATGTGGGACGTCATCGACGGCCGCCTCGACAACGGCGCCGTCACGCTTTTCGGCAGCGTGACGCCGGAGCGCGACAAGTCCGGCGAACTGTTCGAGCGGATCGCCAAGATCCGCGGGGTGCAGGACGTGCAGGTGAACTTCGACGTGCTGCCGCCTTCAACTTCCGATGACAGGCTGCGCTACGCCATCGCGCGGCAGGTATTCAGGAGCCCGCACTTCGAGCGCTTCGGGACGATGACCAACCCTCCGTTCCACATCATCGTGGACAACGGAGTCGTCACACTGGTCGGCTACGTCCCGAGCCAGATCGAGCTGCTTGAGCTTCAGCGGATCGTGGCCCAGACGCAAGGGGTGCTGCGGGTCGAGAACCAGTTGCAGACCCAGTAG
- the pap gene encoding polyphosphate:AMP phosphotransferase, with the protein MYHTRAVARLLELTPVAESVLRTDLLAAQHELRKQGAGPVLVVLAGPETADRGDTANELNAWMDPRWLKTWAWGEPSDEERERPWFWRYWRALPPRGLVALYLSGWYGPVIQDFAESRSGKRAFERQVREINRFERAMTDDGAVVVKIWLHVDQETQRERLKALEADPLRRWRAGADQWHRLQRHDAVVRVWKRAADLTDSPAAPWRVIDRSDAKSPMTGVATAVRDAIRQALKSASASVPGAPATPAVASPVKDRLSALDLTRTVSKRRALVDLERHQGRLYEAQRLARERGISTIAVFEGWDASGKGGAVRRCTAALDARYFQIVPIAAPTDEELAHHYLWRFWRHIGRAGHVTIFDRSWYGRVLVERVEKFARPDEWQRAYDEINDFEEQLTEHGVVVVKFWLHVSRDEQLDRFRKRQEIAHKQWKITDEDWRNRDKWNAYADAVNEMVDRTSTRRAPWTLVEGNDKRYARVKVVKTLADRIRRALKRR; encoded by the coding sequence TTGTACCACACCCGTGCGGTCGCGCGCCTGCTAGAGTTGACGCCGGTGGCCGAGTCCGTCCTACGCACCGACCTGCTTGCCGCGCAGCACGAACTCCGCAAACAGGGCGCGGGCCCGGTGCTCGTCGTCCTCGCCGGCCCCGAGACCGCGGATCGGGGAGACACTGCGAACGAACTGAACGCCTGGATGGACCCCCGCTGGCTCAAGACGTGGGCCTGGGGCGAGCCGTCCGACGAGGAACGGGAGCGTCCCTGGTTCTGGCGCTACTGGCGCGCACTCCCACCGCGCGGCCTGGTGGCGCTCTACCTCAGCGGCTGGTACGGCCCGGTCATACAGGACTTCGCGGAGAGCCGGTCGGGCAAACGGGCCTTCGAACGCCAGGTGCGGGAGATCAACCGCTTCGAGCGCGCGATGACCGACGACGGGGCGGTCGTCGTGAAGATCTGGCTCCATGTCGATCAGGAGACGCAGCGCGAGCGGTTGAAGGCTCTGGAGGCCGATCCGCTTCGCCGCTGGCGGGCCGGGGCCGACCAATGGCACCGCCTCCAGCGCCACGACGCCGTCGTCCGGGTCTGGAAGCGCGCCGCCGACCTGACGGACAGTCCGGCTGCGCCCTGGCGTGTCATCGACCGCTCGGACGCGAAATCTCCGATGACGGGCGTCGCCACCGCCGTCCGCGACGCGATCCGCCAGGCTCTGAAGAGCGCATCGGCGTCCGTCCCCGGGGCGCCGGCGACGCCGGCTGTCGCCTCCCCCGTAAAGGACCGACTGTCCGCCCTCGACCTCACGAGGACCGTGTCCAAGAGGCGCGCGCTGGTCGACCTCGAACGTCACCAGGGCCGACTGTACGAAGCCCAGCGTCTCGCCCGCGAGCGCGGCATCTCGACCATCGCCGTCTTCGAAGGGTGGGACGCCTCCGGCAAGGGGGGCGCAGTCCGCCGCTGCACGGCGGCGCTGGACGCGCGCTATTTCCAGATCGTCCCCATCGCGGCGCCGACCGACGAAGAACTCGCGCACCACTACCTCTGGCGCTTCTGGCGTCACATCGGTCGGGCTGGCCACGTCACGATCTTCGACCGGAGCTGGTACGGCCGCGTCCTCGTGGAGCGGGTCGAGAAGTTCGCGCGCCCCGACGAATGGCAGCGGGCCTATGACGAGATCAACGACTTCGAGGAACAGCTTACGGAGCATGGCGTCGTCGTGGTGAAGTTCTGGCTGCATGTCAGCAGGGACGAGCAGCTCGACCGGTTCCGCAAGCGGCAGGAAATCGCGCACAAGCAGTGGAAGATCACCGACGAGGACTGGCGCAACCGGGACAAGTGGAACGCCTACGCCGACGCCGTCAACGAGATGGTGGATCGCACCAGCACTCGCCGCGCGCCGTGGACGCTGGTCGAAGGCAACGACAAACGCTACGCGCGCGTGAAGGTGGTCAAGACGCTGGCGGATCGGATTCGCCGCGCCCTCAAGCGCCGGTAG